The stretch of DNA TTCATAGGTATAAATAATAAGGTTAATGATCATTGTAAGGGACACGTATTTTCTGGCAAAACTTACAAtgtattctatacaaagctcaatACAATTTTATTaacttgctttttgatctcatcattactGTGCCAGGACGCTTTGCTCACAAAACTATCATTTCTGCTatatatttcaaggctaagtattttacatttatatAATTGTTGTATTATTTCacgatcaaattaattcacttgtctagaaaccacgtataaattcaactatactgttttacgggtaaacagtttagcgcccaccgtggggcctagacagtcgtgcaattgaattgatccttgccttttttactaacgtgttttgattactttgtcttagcaaaaatcacaaaaaaatggCATATAACAATGTTAACGGCACACGCAACCCTGAAATTCAAGGGAAACAGACTCATTTCGAAGATTCAATTAGTGACACTCGCAATGAGGGGAACGACGCCACACCGGTGCATGACAggcagtaccctcgacaggttcgggagaccactcctgatgatgctgaggCGGTACCCTCAACAGGTTCGGGAAATGACTCCTAAGTATTTTACATTTCTgtaattattgtattatttcacgatcaaattaattcatttgtctagaaaccacgtataaattcaactgtaccgttttacgggtaactagtttggcgcccactgtggggcctaGACAACCGTGCAATtgaattgatccttgccttttttactaatgtgttttgattactttgtcttagcaaaaatcattaaaaaaatggcagataacactgatAACAGCACACGCGACCCTGAAATTCAAGGGGaacaacctcatttcgaggattcaattaGTGACACTCGCAATGAGGAGCATGTAGCAGATACAGTGagggtcttgcaagagcaacaagcaatcattctaggccatctcacgtgACAGGATCAGGTAATGACAAAACTGAAACATGCGCTATCAggtgcttcaaataatgcaaacatgcGAGATCTAATTCCTTTCGATGTTCCCATAAATCAAACGATGCAACGAGTCgataacaacactcccaggggtgaagttggctccgacggggcCGGGATAGTAGATCTGGCCTCAACAGGGAGAACGatccgttcaaggatgaacttttgcagttcatgaaggaagtaaacgcCCACATTGATCAAATCCCAGGCGCatcaccagtattgaaaggcccgaactcaaagaagtatattcaattaccgtacaagccgAGTGCGGCACCAAAACTAATcctgaagcggttcaaaatgcctgaaattccaaagtatgatggaacttcagacccacaTGAGCATATTACCACATATACAATGACGATGAAGGataatgatttagctcctcacgaaattgaatcaatgttgctaaagaaattcggagaaactCTCGCGAGGGGAgctttaacgtggtattcattattgcccgagcattccatataTTCCTTCGAGATACTCGTGGATTCCTTCATTAAGGCTCATGCTGAGGCCATAAAAGTGCAAGCCCGGAAGGCCGATATATTTCGGATCGCACAGGGAGAATctgaattattacgagagtttaTTACCTGATTCTAGAAGGAAAGGATGTCGCTCCCGaccgtcccggatgaatgggcagctgaacaTTCACCAAAAGATTGAACCCAAGAAGTTCGGACACTTCCCAGAAGCTGAAGAAGAGCCTGCTAGAGTTCCAAGCAATGACTTGGGCAGACGTCCATAACCGTTGCGAGttgaagataaggatcgaagatgactaGGTCGGATCCACATCATCGggcaaaggacgggagaagaacatAGTTAAAGCAAAGGATGACTGCGACGCAGACAGAAGAACTTCAAGGGGCCGGCTTTTACCCTACGAGCGGACAGAAGGCCATGGCAGGAACTTCCGAGCATCAAACAAGTTCACCGTTGACAGAGGGACCGATCGTGATCGAAACAGTAGATCGCTTCAAGATAAAGAGACGTCGGGGTCTCGGGATCTTTCTTACAccaggttatcagaatataacttcgaCATCAGTATAGTGGAACTGGTGTCAACCATGAGAAATATTAAAGGGGCACAGTTCCCAAGACCTATGAGATACGATACCGGCCAGAGGAATCCTAACTTATGGTGCGAATACCACGGGATGAACGGTCACTGGACAAGAGACTGTCGACATCTCCAGGAAGAAGTGTCAACGCTGTTAAAGAATGGtcatctcagagaattcttgagcgaccgagctaagaacaattacggtTGTAATAGAGATAATATAGAATCTCCGAAAGCAGGAGAAGGACCCCCATGCcaaacgatcaatatgatcttcggggggaacgagattaatggggtcaccttttcggaGGAAAATAAGACcaaagtatcaataactcatagtaaaagactctgggaagacgatatcactttcacggaggaggacgctGATGGATTGTTATTACCatacaacgacgcactggtaatttctttaaatgtgttaggttttaagattaaacgtgttctagtggatacAGGAAGtttggctaatatcatacaatggagagtattggagaaAGATAAACTTACCGGGATTATCGTTCCGGCAACAAAGCAtctcgctggattcaaccttgcgagtATGACGACCCAGGGAGAGATTTTGCTACTCACGAACGCTAAAGgggtaatgaaaacaactctcttagAAGTAGTAGATGGCGATAAAGGATACAATATTATCCTGGTAAGGCCATGGTTGCACGATATGAAAGTCGTACCTTCgacatatcaccaattgctgaagtttccaatgccCGAAGGAATCAAACAAATAAGAGGCGAGCAACTAACAGTAAGAGAGACGAATGCAATCttagtttccagtagcaaaggaaaggaacacaAAGCATAGAGATTATAGGAACCGATGCCTACTCCCGAGCTTCAAGTAATTATCCCAGAAGCAGAGTCATCAGATcaatatcaggtgccgagatactttcaagttccagaagagacagacacaacgaagtccatggtggaAGAATTAGAGCATGTGGCATTATTTGAGGAATTCCTAGAGAGGAAGTTCCATTTaggacaggactgcacccggaGCTCAGGTCTGTTTTTaatgaattccttaaaattaatacCGATtgctttgcatggtcgcacgaggatatgacatgTATCCCAACTGAAAATCCATgtacaagctgagtttggattcCAGCATACCTCCAGTAAGGCAGAAAAAATGCCTTATTGctgaggccaggaataaattcgtcaaagaagaggtaacctgcacacttaaaatcggttcggtccgagaggtaagatatccgaaTTGGTtggccaatgtagtagtagttcctaataagaacaataaatttcgcatgtgtgtagactataaatatctaaataaggcatgcccgaaagactcgttcccattgccaaacatcgatcagatgattgatgccatggccgggcacgagttaatgagtttcctcgatgcttattccgggtacaactaaatcaagatgaacccggaagatcatGAAAACACTTCATTTATAACGGATTTTGGTACATACTACTATAATGTAGTGCCCATCGGGTTgaaaaacgccggagccacttatcaatggcTCGTAAATAAAATGttggaaaaacaaataggaaaaactatggaggtttatatagatgatatgctcgttaagtctttgaatataGGTGACCATATTAAGCATCTGCAATAAAcatttgacatcctaaggaagcataacatgaaacttaaccccgagaaatgCGTGTTCGGGGTCAGTTCTGGTAAGTTACTGGGGTTTCTGGTCTCGCAAAGGGGAATTGAGttaaaccccgacaaaatcaaggccatagaggatatcccaGATCAATTGACGAACGTAAAAGAGGTCTATCGACTCacaggaagattagcagctctgagcaggttcatttcccggtcgttGGAAAAATGTTATCGCTTCTTCACATTACtcaagaagaagaataatttcaAATGGACACCAGAGTGTcagcaggctttgagggaccTTTAAGAAATACTTATCAAGCCCTTCcttgctttcaaaaccaaaagaaggcgaaatattgctagtctacctcgcggtttcagaagttgcggtaagtgcatttttagtccgggaggacgaaggtacgtaatttctcatttattacgttagcaaaattttaacgggagcagaaactctctacccacatttggaaaaactagCTTTAGCTCTCGTAGTGACCGCttggaagctgaggccctacttccaatgtcacccgatagttgtggtgactactttccctttgtaGAAGATCCTCCACAAACCTGATCTCTCGGGTAGATTGgtcaaatgggccgtcgaaatgagtgaatttgacatagaatataaatcgaggactgcaattaagtcacaggtcttggctgacttcgtggccggtTTTAGTCCGGGACTGCTACCcttggcaaccaaggaggcagtaatagTATCGGAATCaacatcgggggtttggacctaATTTACGGACGGATCTTCAAACGTAAAAGGGTACGGTCTcagaatagtcttaatcacgccttcgggggaaaccttaaggcaagccatcagaacgatccatttaactaacaatgaagcagagtatgaagctttgattgctgggctcgaattggcctggggacttgattccgaggttatcGTAATTAAATATGACTcacaactggtggtaaatcaagtttaCGGAATATTTGATACCAAATAAGAATGTATGCAACAATAAGTGGTAAAGGTCCAGGATCTTTTGGCACGATTCTGGGAGTAGTTAATTACTTATTTCCTGAGGGAGGACAACGCGGAAGCGGATGCAATAGCTAGGATCCTCAATGGAAA from Nicotiana tomentosiformis chromosome 11, ASM39032v3, whole genome shotgun sequence encodes:
- the LOC108946138 gene encoding uncharacterized protein, with amino-acid sequence MRNIKGAQFPRPMRYDTGQRNPNLWCEYHGMNGHWTRDCRHLQEEVSTLLKNGHLREFLSDRAKNNYGCNRDNIESPKAGEGPPCQTINMIFGGNEINGVTFSEENKTKVSITHSKRLWEDDITFTEEDADGLLLPYNDALVISLNVLGFKIKRVLVDTGSLANIIQWRVLEKDKLTGIIVPATKHLAGFNLASMTTQGEILLLTNAKGVMKTTLLEVVDGDKGYNIILVRPWLHDMKVVPSTYHQLLKFPMPEGIKQIRGEQLTVRETNAILVSSSKGKEHKA